In a genomic window of Ipomoea triloba cultivar NCNSP0323 chromosome 3, ASM357664v1:
- the LOC116014216 gene encoding UDP-N-acetylglucosamine transporter UGNT1-like, translated as MVAVAVHSSEKLPPAVLPVVSRHVSDERKSSPPAAAMSKKGVFVAISYMACAVLLVMFNKAALSSYNFPCANVITLFQMLSSTALLYALKHWKIISFTVQESQTALTNTPLIVPFKTLVHTLPVAISYLVYMLVSMESIRGISIPMYTTLRRTTVAFTMVAEYIIVGRKHTSHIVACVGIIILGAFIAGSRDLSFDFYSYAIVFTSNITTAIYLACIARVGESSGLNSFGLMWCNGIICAPVLLIWTACNGDLGVTLEFPYFYTSGFQALMVLSCVMAFLLNYCVYLNTTINSALTQTICGNLKDFFTIGFGWLVFGGLPFDLLNVVGQCMGFLGSGLYAYCKLKGK; from the exons atggtggcCGTGGCGGTCCATTCCTCCGAGAAGTTGCCGCCGGCCGTTCTGCCGGTGGTGTCCCGACACGTTTCCGATGAGAGAAAGAGCAGCCCCCCCGCCGCCGCTATGTCCAAAAAGGGTGTCTTTGTTGCCATCTCTTACATGGCTTGCGCTG TACTCTTGGTCATGTTCAACAAAGCAGCACTTTCATCATACAACTTTCCATGTGCAAATGTGATCACACTTTTTCAG ATGCTGTCTTCAACTGCATTACTGTATGCCCTGAAACACTGGAAGATAATCTCTTTCACAGTTCAGGAGTCACAGACAGCACTAACCAACACACCTTTGATTGTTCCATTCAAGACCCTTGTTCACACTCTACCAGTTGCAATTTCATATTTGGTTTACATG CTGGTTTCTATGGAATCGATTCGCGGAATCAGCATTCCCATGTACACGACTCTCAGAAGGACGACTGTTGCGTTCACAATGGTGGCAGAGTACATAATTGTTGGAAGAAAACATACTTCTCATATTGTTGCCTG TGTAGGGATAATCATACTCGGGGCCTTCATTGCTGGATCTAGGGACCTCTCGTTCGATTTCTATAGCTATGCTATCGTTTTCACATCGAACATCACAACAGCAATCTATCTCGCTTGTATAGCCCGCGTTG GGGAATCCAGTGGCCTTAACAGCTTTGGTCTAATGTGGTGCAATG GGATAATATGTGCACCAGTGTTGCTAATTTGGACAGCTTGTAATGGAGATTTGGGAGTGACATTAGAGTTTCCATATTTCTACACTTCTGGGTTTCAG GCTTTGATGGTTTTATCATGTGTCATGGCTTTCCTCCTAAACTATTGTGTGTATCTGAATACAACTATCAATTCTGCTCTTACACAAACAATCTGTGGAAACTTAAAG GACTTCTTTACAATTGGATTTGGGTGGCTGGTTTTTGGAGGGCTGCCCTTTGATCTG TTGAACGTGGTGGGGCAATGTATGGGGTTTCTGGGGTCTGGTCTCTATGCCTACTGCAAGCTGAAAGGGAAATAG